The DNA region CataatattacaataaaatattggtAATCCAGAATTGTTAGCAAATGAGCTTTTATATGTTCACTTAATAGTTGAGTTTTTGCACTTTAAGCCCAGAAAGGTTTTGAATGGGAATCCATAGTGAAAAGATATTACACAGTCCCATGACTTCTTAAATATCTCTTTATTGAACATCTTGACATTTGAGAGCCATAAGCATATGCGCCTGTGTTGGACTGGAGCTGTATTCTGGGCTCATTTGGCTGTAGAATGCAGTTTCCTTCATGATAAACTCATGTAATAGGGAGTTTTCTAAGTCCTTGTGtccatgttttatagttttgttttgttttaatatttcctttcttgctATCAGCAGTCACTTCTCCTTGCCTAAGAAAAGTTTGCTataatttcccattcctctaATTTGCTACATTTAATCTGCTACTAGCTTGGCAATTTAAGATGCTCAGGAATTTTCATCTGCTTTTATTCGCATAAAATTCAAGTTTGATTCACCAGGCTGGAAAAACTCTTCTACGAGCAAAGCTTCGGTTTGTCTATGTTGTCACAATTACCTAGACGGGTGCTATTTACTACAGTggccattagccacatgtggctatcaagaacttgaaatgtggccagtgccactgaggaactgaattttttattttatgaagttgAGTTAATTGAGTTCAAGTTTTAAAACTGATACTTGATTCAGTTATTAGAAAACAAGTATGTTTGGAATAATCTGCATattaaaatctactttgtctACTCTAAATTTTATTAACTCTACAGATCAAGTATTTCTGATAAAAACGGAGCATTCGAATTGAGATATGCTCTAAGTGTAAAATTACTGAATCAATTTTGAGGACTttcttccaaaggaaaaaaaagaatgtaaaacatcTCATTAACAATATTTACCCTGATTACATGTTGTAATAATTTTTGGATATACTAGGTtacctaaaatatattattgaaattaatttcacctgtttctttttacgcTTTTAAAGGGTGACAAGTAGAAAATCAAAATTGCACCTGTGGATTGCATTTTAGTTCTGTCGGACAACACAGACTTAATTCACCTTTTACAAAAACTTCTCCTGATTTTCAAGTGTATTCTGAATAGGGAAATGCTGGTTAACTGCACATTGGATAGGCATGAAATACCACACTGACACACACTAAGGACATGCACTGAGCTTGTTAAGGTGCAAAATGTTAAGTTGTTACAGAGTGACCAATTCAAACACTTTATCGAGGCCACAGAAACTTGAACCTGAAGCTACCAGCCGATCAGCTCTTTGGCAGCAAGGGCTCTCTCTGACGAGGCTCTCGGCACCCCCGCCAGAACCCAGCACAGACCTGTGTACAATGGGTAAAGATACTTCTTGAATGCATGTGGAAtggattataatttattttatcagagACATGGGAAGACTGAagtttgagaaaaagagaaaatctcatTGGTGTTAGCCACCAATTGAAAAGCATTTAGAAAAAGGCACTTTTACTACTATACTGAAATGAGGATAAAATTTTCCCATACAAAGAAATTTAGgacaaaagtaaaaaagtaaaaagtaagcTTTTCCCTGGATGCTCACACCGACTGTTAATATCATAATATTAGGGCAGGTTCTGAAACAGGATTTCTAATTAAATTACCTATTAGGAAGATGGAACATTTTACTTGGCATTTGAATAGAACCAGTTAGGAAGTCTGGGGGATAAAAATCATACCAGCTACCATCCACATCATACCTGTTTCCAGGTGGGGCACACAGCTCTGCATAATACTTGATTTTGGGCTCTGTCCCACTGGTGCGCATAGTGGCCACGCCTCCATTAGCAAAGGTGAAGGTGATCATTTGGCTGCTTTTACTAGTGGGAAGAACCTAGGAATTAATGCAcacattataaatttaaatagtaaCATTCTGGCCTAACCAGTATCTTCCCTTGcataagtaagaaaataaatgccaaacatttcttttctattggttagaaaagaaaaacattttggagGAAATCAGAAAATGTACTCCACATGAATGAAATACTAAATGATGGTAATTTACGAAAATGTGGTCTActaaatggaatactattcagccttaaaagagaagaaaaccctgtcatttgcaacaatatggatgaacctggaagatatTATggtgagtgaaataagccaggcacagaaaaacaaatactgcatgatctcacctatatgtggaatccaaaaagggtgaactcacagaagcagagagcagaatagtggttaccagggactgacTGGGGGAGGTGGGTGAGGGTAAGGGAGGGGGAGTCTGgggagatgctggtcaaagggcataaagtttcagttagacagaagaaaagttcaagagatctattgtacaatacagtgactgtagttaataatgaTGCACTATATAcctgaaaattgctaagagagtagattttaagtgttctcactacaaatACAGGATAAGTTTGTGAGGTAATATATTCTAATTAAATTGATTTAGCCATCACAATGTAcgcattattttaaaacatcagattgtaccataaatgtatacaatttttatttgtgatttaacataactaaattaattttaaataaagaaaattaagtaacTTTGTGTATTAGCTTTTACTTCCCTAGTTCTATTGAAGttattaaagttttattaaaacatatcATTTCATAAGATATTGACTTAAATAGATTAAtatactacaaaaacaaaaacccaaaatagATCATAGTTACTGTTACAAAGTGAATCTTTGCAAAGAAAATTCCAtgaggagctttttttttttttaaataaagctttcaggctgggcgtggtggctcatgtctgtaataccagcaacgtggcaaaatccggtctctactaaaaatacaaaaattagccaggcatggtggcaggcgcctaatctcagctactcaggaagctgaggcaggagaatcacttgaacccgggaggcggaggttgcagtgagccgagattgcgccattgccctccagcctgagtaacagaggaAACTATGtcgaaaaagaaaaaggaaagaaaaggaaaaaaaaaaccttctataagaaaataaatgccataTAAACTTAttggttagaaaagaaaatggtctCCAGGAAAtggtttatttatatttgataggTCCCAAAACTCCATTAAAACTACAGAAGTACTTTCAATAGCAGAAACACATGGGCAAAGAGACAAAGAGGAGGTAGCAGCTGATGGGGCTGCCAACCCAGCGCACAAGTCAGAAAACAGATGGAGGCACAGAACTGGTCTCGTGGGACCCAGAGAAGGAAATCTGAGTACTTGCAGAAGGAGACATGGGTGAGAACCAAGGCGAGGCGCTCTACAAAATCCTGGCCAAGCTCAAGAACCAGAGGCACCAGGTAGTGGGAAAGGCAGATGTGAGGCAGGGCCGGAAAGCAGGAACAGCGTCTGAAAGAAGCTCTCAGACTCTAGTTCCTTGCCCTGAGCCCACACTGGCACAGAACCACCTCTTCTCTATGTCTGCAGGAGATGGTTTAAATTCTCTGGAGATTAAACCAGAAACATTCAGGAGTTGGGGAACCTGGGCAGGGCATGATGAAAACAGAGGGATCAAGTAGAAGCCCTCAGGCTGACACCCCCAGCTCCGTCCCAGTCATGCCTCCAGGGCCTTGGCATCTCATCTTATAATCCTTGGGTAGGTGATTAAAGTCTCATTAAATCAAACAGGGGGATCCCCTTATAAAGTTAACCTGCTACCAATATCCTCTGAGTGAAGTATGTCATTTGATCTGCATATGTACACAGAGCTTCCAATCAGTTCCAATCAGACTTTTCGGGAAAGACATCAAATAAAAGACAAAGTccaaaacaaacagaataaaaagaactTGATGGAAATAAAGAGAATGTAGGGGAAAAAGAcgatgtatatttttaaaaaactataattaGGTCTATAAACCTTAGAGAGGTAAGATgttgtttacattaaaaaaaaaaaatcaccctgggcaacacagcaagatcctgtctctactaaactaaaaaccttagccaggcatggtggcacacacctgtagtcccaggtactcaggaggctgaagcaggaggatcgcatgagcccaggagatcaaggctgcagtgagctatgatcacgcgattgcactccagcttgggtggaaGAGTAAGACCTGTTTCAATAGGacactatttttaataaattagagAGTTATAACTGAAATAGCCAACAGAGGCACTGAAAGCTAAAGCTAAGGAaatctcccccccaaaaaaaagaagaaagaaagaaacaagaaaagtagAACATCAGTCTTCGAGAGCCAGCATCTAAGAACTTTTCGAGAAACGAAAAACTGAAAATGCAGGGGAGGTGGTTATTTGAAAAAGCAACCAATTAGCTCCCTTTCTTGACACATAATCTAGAAAacttctcagaaataaaataaatgattctaCAGACCAAGTATGCAGAAACATGAATAAAAAGGGACCCATGCTATAGCATATCACTGTGAAATTTTAGAACCTAAAGCTTAGAGAAAAGTTCCTAAAATCTTCCcagaggaaaaagcaaataaaacaagtTACATGGAAAGGACTAAATAAGTATGGCATCAATAATCTTACATGCAGCATACAGTAGGCCTTAACTATCTGCTGAAAAAGGAAGGACGGTAGGCTCAACAGCAATGCTGGAAGCCCAACAATAATGGAGCAATGCTttcaaaactgtgagtcaatgaagtGTGAGGATAGAATAAGACATTTTCAGACCTAAATGCCACCAAAAACTTACTATCCAACCACTTGTTCTCGGAAAGCTATTAGAAGATGTGATCtaggaaaatatatatagaaagaggAAGCCATGAGGTCTAGGAGCAAGGGACTCAACCCTGGAGAAGGGCATTCCCAGGATGACAGCTGTGCATGCAACCTAGAAAACAGCTAGCCCAGCTAGGTGGAGGAACCAGGAGGGTGGCCATTGGACATGGACCAGGAAAACCCTACTGAGAGGCATTTGAAAGATTTGGGAAAAATTACTGACAGGTACATAGAAATCCAGgcaaatggaagaacaaagcAACTATTACTACATGAATTAAGGCAGGTgcagtagcttacgcctgtaatcccagtactttgggaggctgaggcaagaggatcacttgagacctgcctggggaaacacagggagagacttatctctccaaaaaaaaaaaaaaaaaaaaaaaaagctgggcatgatggcatacccttggttctagctactcaggagggtgaggtgtgaggatcacttgagcctgggaggtcaaggctacagggagctgtgttcatgccattcactccagcctaagtgactaagtgacacagcaagaccctgtctccgaGGGAAAAAAAAGGTACAGGAAATACAATTCTCTATACAAATTAGGGAAACCTAATCAAAATACACTACTTAGCTAGCAGGCAATGGCAGTTACTAGTCATACTAACAAAAGCATGGCATCTGATTTAACCAAAAGGTGTGGCATAAACGTACTGTGAGGATGGGGAGAAGACGATTATTAAATGTAGAAACTATAAGAACTAAATCTttatctcaaaaatagaaaatcaacaaattataacactggtatatcaaaacatcactatacGAACACAGGATTTACAAATCTGGTCTTGGTGGCATGGCAATGAGGTGGCAGGGGTGGGACTGCCATGTTTCATCATAAgcattttcatattatttctatttttaaaatatgctgtgtgcagatgaaaatgaaaaacagaacaaagtaaATATCAAAGAACGTGCTTAACATCTCATAAGAATATTCTTAACtttcttcccccaaccccctgacatAGTTACCAACACTCTTCTGCTACCTTCGGGTCTTCTTTTGTCTCCAGTGTAGGATCTGCATGGTGTGAAGAATGCAAACCCAGGCGTTACAGCCAACAGCTCCCACACACTCAGAGAACAGAGTAAACTAACTAGAAAACAaagagtggttctcaaaatgaGGACCAGTTGCATCAGTACCACCTAGGACCTTGTTAGAAATGAACATTTTTGGCtcctaccccagacctactgaatcagaaagtGCAGGTGTGGGCTCCAGCACTCTTGTTTTCGCCAGCCTTCTTGGTTACTGACGCTCCTGCAAGGGCGAGAACTTCTGACAGGGAGAGAATGCTGGATCCTGAGACAGAAAACCCAGATTCTCCCTGGACTACCACCAACCAAGCTCTGTGACCACAGACGGGTTCCACACTGCTGAGCACTTATTGCTTATTGCCTAAGGTGCTAAATGACCACGAAGGTTTTGATGActagttcctcttttttttttgagatgaagtcttgctttgtcacccaggctagagtgcagtggtgcaatctcagctcactgcaacctctgcctcctgggttcaagcagctctcctgcttcaccctcctgagtagctgggattataggtatatgtcaccacatccggctaagttttgtagttttagtagaaatggggtttcaccatgctggccaggctggtcttgaactactgacctcaagtgatccacctgcctcagcctcccaaagtgctgggattacaggtgtgagccaccgctcccggcctagtAGAATCTCTTTTAGTTCTAGCCTGTGGTTTTTAActtaccacgcccggctaatttttgtattttttaatagagactgggttttgccatgttggccagcctggtctcgaactcctgatccccaagtgatttgcccacctcaacctcccaaagtggtgggattacaggcatgagccaccatacccggcttcCATATATTTTTTATAGCTTATTTATAACCACACCTAAGTGCCTAAAATCAGTTTCAGTTAATTGTATGATTAAACAAtttgttcaaattattttaaaaggtaaatagaAAAGAGGTTGGTTGAGAAGAGAAGACATTACTTACAGCTTTCTTATCAGGCTGGCTATCATCATAGCCAGTTGTAAGGTCCCTAATGGCAGAAATTTCAAATTTGCCACAAGCTTTtggataattattttttccatcGTAGTTTCTGAGGTTTTCAAACaatttcttaatggtgtcttgaTCATGGCAGATAAAATAGGAAGCTTTAGTAATATGGTAGCCATACCTATCAAACAAATACAAAGTCATGCATATGAGGAACAAATACTTTTGTAGGGTGGACACAGAACATGTACCAACCAGTGTACTCTAAAATaaacatggctgggcatggtggctcacgcctgtaatcccagcactatgtgaggccaaggcaggcgaatcacctgaggtcaggagtttgagaccagcctggccaacatggtgaaacctcgtctctactaaaaatacaaaacttcgcCGGGtatgctggcaggcacctgtagtcacagctactctggaggctgaggcaggagaatcgcttgaacccagaaggtggaggattcagtgagccaagattgtaccattgcactccagcctgggcaacgagagactccgtctcaaaagaataaaataaaaataaaaataaaaataaaataaaataaaaaataataaaataaacgtAATAGCCAAAGCTGACTCCAAAGGAATAATTTCTAAAAGACCATTAAAAAAgagggccaggccaggcacagtggctcatgcctgtaaacccagcactttgggaggctgagatgggtggatcacctgaggttaggagttcgaaaccagcctggccaacatggtgaaacccccagctactaaaaatacaaaaattagctaggtgtggggacgcctgtaatcccagctactcaggaggttgaggtaggagaattgcttgaacccgggaagcagaggttgcagtaagccgagatcatgccactgcactccagcctgggtgacagagcaagaccccatctcaaaaaaaaaaaaagagaggtccAACAATCTACCCCAGGGATCACCAAATGACTGCCTGGTCTTCCATCTGCATTTGCACAGACAGCCATGTCACACCCATCACTTTCTGTACTATCTCTGGATGCTTATGCACTACACAGACAAGGCAGAATTGAgtaattgctacaaaaaataaatagatgtacTATGAAGACATTTAATCTTTTTTGACATTGGACACTTAAAACCACATTCTTTCATGTTGCCATTTGTTAAGAATTAATGCAATCAGGAATAGTAATTCCTAAGTGGTTAAGTATTAAAAGGAAAAGGTGatctctttagtttttttttttttttttttttttttgaaagagtttagctcttgttgcccaggctgtagtgcaatggtgtgatNNNNNNNNNNNNNNNNNNNNNNNNNNNNNNNNNNNNNNNNNNNNNNNNNNNNNNNNNNNNNNNNNNNNNNNNNNNNNNNNNNNNNNNNNNNNNNNNNNNNtttgagacagagtttagctcttgttgcccaggctgtagtgcaatggtgtgatctcggctcactgcaacctctgcctcccaggttcaagcaattctcctgcctcagcctcccgagtagctgggattacaggggcccaccaccacgcccagcaaatttttgtatggttagtagagacggagttttaccatgtaggccggtctggtctcaaactcctgacttcaggtgatccacctgcctcagcctcccaaagtgctgggattataggtgtgagccactgtgccctgccttatttaatttttatacgAAATAGAATTCATCACCAAAATAAGAGCATTAGAAAGGATATTAGTATCTCATGCATAAGTATATAAcagaacatttcaaaatattatttcgaTCCAACAGAGTCAATAACAACTTACTCCACATAAATGGCCTTCAGTTGCTGAGACAAAGACAAATTCTTGGTTGCTAGAAAGCTAGCCAACTCTGCACTTATGACAGCGGCACTGACTCCATCTTTGTCCAGAACAAAAGGACAGCACATGTATCCTGCAGAAACACACGTCACACATACATCTATACAATACGGTGTCAAACCACATGTGAGTATGAATCCTGGCTACTGCATATTAGAGGTTGTATAGTGTTGCGTATATGCTCGTTTCTCATTAACTACCTTATGTTTAAGACTTTAGCCCACTGCCTAGCCCACAGCAGGCCTTCAAGAAGTATTTGCTGAAGAACCTACAAGATTTTCCCTCCTGGCCACATGGTGCTCAATCACTAGAGTCATGAAACTGCTTCCAGCTCATGAAATTGTTTCTAATTGTCCTGGTCAATAGatatctctttcttctttgaatCCCAATAGTATTTGTTAGTTACATCATTCATTTTGACATCTGGCCTATACTCTTGTGTGTGATTACTTAACTAAATCTATCTAAGCTGCTGTAGGCTAAGGTCAGTGCCATCATTTCTTTTACAGTCACTGAGTAATAGACATGCAATTAATACTTGATAGATGAATGTAAGaaaatcttttctaaaataaaaatctatggaAAGACAAGTCTGCCAAATCTGACAATAAACGAGCAGAATCTGAGCAATGACACTTTCTTCGATTAGTTAAATCGTGTGTTAGTGTTGCAGAGAATATACAAATGCATATAAAAAAATCTAATGCATAATAGTTTTTACTAAATTAATAGCTTAAAAGCATTTGGTACAATGTGAATTTCAAATTTCTATAGCTAGCTCTCCTTTCTGTTCATTTATACTGACAGTTTAGGACAAGGGTTTTTCTGTCATTCTGGCTGGACCTGGTTCGTCCTTTTGGGTGACTATCATTTTGATGACAGCAGCAAACCatgtcttccttctcccttcctctgcatAGACCCTAGCATAGATCCTCATTAGCACTTTCGGAGGAGGATGGACTTTAAATACCACAGGGTTTAGGCCTGGATATTAAACACCACAGTGGAGGAAACATCACAACTCCCAAAATCCATATACTGGCAGTCACGCATACAATATCACTGTTTTCAGTCATTCAGGCCAAGGATTCTGACATGAATGACTTGGTTGTTTTTAAGACATTACTTTTTGCTGTAAATCATCTGAGATGTCAATTTTGGAGTAGGACAGTTCGACATTCAACCTGAGTGCTGGAGAAGCAAAATAAACCGTGTTTCACTGTGGATCTTTGAATCCAAATGCAAACGTTTCCTTTTGCTTTGTAACCAATTCCTTGATGTTCATGATCACTTCTTACCAATAGCTTCTTCAAATGCAAATAAGACCGTTTTCCCCTGGTCTATTAGCTGTTTGGCTCTGTTTCCCATCCACTTAAAGCCAGTCAATGTTTCCTAAAGGGATAATCAAAATGAGGAAGACATGCCTTAGATCTTCTACAGAGCAGATGAAAGGAAAATGAGTGAATCCCAGAAACAACTTACCTCAAAATGAAAACCTTCCTTTAAGGCAATGGCCCGCAAGATTTTAGAGGAGACGGTGCTGGACAACATGTACGTGTCTTTGAGAGCACTGCGATCCTGGTTCTTCTCTTTCCAAGATGTAAAAAGCCACCAGCCCAAGAGGGCCCCCAACTCATTGCCTGAAAACACCCTCCATTcaccactgaaagaaaaaaaaacaactattcaTTTCCATAATCTTAAGGCAGACTCTAGAGTGTCATGGGGATAAACAACTTAGCAAACAAAGCCTCAAAGTATTTTCTGCAAGGCTGTTCTTGTTATTCATCATCTTTAAATAACTGGTCAGAAATGTAACTGCCATTTTACAAACATCTGAGCAGCTACCATATATATCAGCCAGTTTGCCTGAACAGACAGCCTGTCTTTGAAGACTGTATAAAATAAGTATGTCAGACATGACACACAATGGCTCTATATTAATCTTTGGCAAAGCCTTTGgttttaaatataacaaatatgcTGGCAAGATCCCCCATATATAGAGTAAGTTTTGCTATCTCAATTTCTGGACTGGTTAGTGTTGCTGATTCTGAGACGGGACAGCTCAGTACCACTTAAGATCAAGCTCCGTCCTAAATGGTCAGAACATCAGAGAAAAGGTGTGCGATTTCTGCTTCTCTTGGCAGTCCAGATGGCTAAAAGTAAATCGCATCTATCAGGATGTGTCACCTTAGCTTAACTTTCTCAACACTGACATAGAATGGAATCTGTTTTATCACAATCTAAAAACCCTGCCATTTCAGCAGCAGCACCCTCCTGCCCCCAAAACATCACATAGGCTACCTGACATCCAAAACAGCTTGGGCCCTGCCTACCTTTCAACTTTAGCCCCCACGTACTTACTTCTCCTTTGTTCAAACTCTCTGGTCAGACTTGTCTTAAATACTGTGCTGATAACCCACAGGAATTCCTCCCTGGTCTGTCCAAACTAAACTCAGCATCTCCTTGAAGACACAGCTCCCTCCTAAACCCCTCAGCAAATACTGAAGCACACAACTAGCTCCAAAGTGCTTTACCCTCATTAGACACTGAGACATTACTTACaataaaatcaattataaaatgaGAAGTTCCCAAATAGGAACTTCAATTTGAAACACATACTGGGTTGATTTACTCTGCATTATGCTTGCCAATCACGTAACCTCCCCCACACTAGATCTCTATCTTGCTCTCCATCAGAAGACTCCACAGGAGGTTCAGTGAAACgatcatttgcaaaataaatggGAAATGTTTCCAAATAGGTCTCGTCTCCCCAGGAACACTTTACCAATGAAGAGATCAGCCTTCATATGTTCTATAATACAGGTAATCACAATTAATTTTACCTGTCTTGCTTTTCTGCCACAGCAAGTCTATCAGCATCTGGGTCATTTGCTAAAACAATTCTGGCCTTGGTTTTGTCAGCCAAAGCAAAAGATAAAGTCTaaagaagaatatgaaaataaaagattatttaatcAAGAATCGAGCATATGGTAGTCTTTAAAAACATTCAGTTCCTTAAGAACTCAAGAGGTCTTTCCGCTCTTAGAAAGATAATACAGGACCAACCAAGCCCAGCTCCAGAAGTGAAATTTAGCAAACAAAAGCTACAGCTGGTCTTGGTTGGCCACATGGTATCTTCCTAAGTCAGAGGTCAGATAATGGGAGCATCGGTGTGTGAACCAAGCCTACCAGTGTGCCCGCTGTGCATGTGCCAGTAGGTGTGAGGTTGGACTGGTATTTCCAGGCATTGCCGTGTGATCAGCctcacaaataaaacaaaataaactgatTCTCTGAATACCACTGCTACCCcaacctttaaaaatgttataggaACCATACTGTAAGCAACACTTCTTCATATCAGAGAaatgacaagaaataaaaatcataaccTGATAAAATTTCACTCTATTACTGCTTCCTTTTGGCATTAAGAAGACAcagcaaattaaattaaattaaattaattgaatTTGAAGCATCATTTAGAGCTCAGTTCTCATATCCTGATCCTGGGGTGTTTAATTTGAAAGATCCTTTAAGAAATGAATGACtaacaaatatacatatttccttttttcttttgagacagagtctcgctgtgtcacccaggctggagtgcagtggtgcaatctcagctcactgaaacctccgtctcccaggttcaaacaattctaatgcctcagcctcccaagtagctgggattacaggcatgtaccaccacacccaactaatttttgtatttttagcagagacggagttttgccatgttggccaggctattctcgaacacctgacctcaagtgatccgcctgccttggtctcccaaagtgctgggattacaggcatgagatgctgcacccagccatatatacatatttccaCGCTGAAATTAGTTTTTCTTCAGCacaatgaaaacacataaaatgtattttacttgACAGTAATAGTTTTGAATATAAAAAAAAGcagatttcataatttaaaaaaaaattaggttacCAAGACACCTTTCCCCTCTTCGGGATTCGGGTATTTCACCGTTGGAAACTCAGGATCCGGATCTTTCTGTTCAGGAACAGCCTCAGGAGGAACAAGGTCAAAAGCCTTGAAAGCTGACTGCACAAAGTTATGACCCACCCCATGGACAGAGGTGTGCACAAACTTCACCTTCGTCTCCCTGTTCACGCTCCTAGAATCAGACACACCGTGGAAAATGATAAAAGGTAGAAACAGGTCTCTCAAAACTGCAAGGCTTGCAAGAATGTACAAGACAACTGAGTTATCTTTctaattccatttcaaaaaaacaaaacgtaTCTATTCTCTCCCAGATATATATATTCCCTCCCTCAACATACTCAAGTTTTAAATTCTACTCTGTAGTTATTTTCAGCAAATCTGATTATTTCAGGTTTTGTTTTATGTATCCCATCCAGAGTGAGATACAAAGAAGAACCTCAAGCTCATGTTCCTACACGAGACTCACTGCTGGCCTGACAGGTGCCCTGAC from Piliocolobus tephrosceles isolate RC106 chromosome 3, ASM277652v3, whole genome shotgun sequence includes:
- the PGM2 gene encoding phosphoglucomutase-2 yields the protein MAAPEGGGLGENTRLDRETAQWLRWDKNFLTLEAVKRLIAEGNKEELGKCFGARMEFGTAGLRAAMGPGISRMNDLTIIQTTQGFCRYLEKQFSDLKQKGIVISFDARAHPSSGGSSRRFARLAATTFISQGIPVYLFSDITPTPFVPFTVSRLKLCAGIMITASHNPKQDNGYKVYWDNGAQIISPHDKGISQAIEENLEPWPQAWDDCLIDSSPLLHNPSASINNDYFEDLKKYCFHRSVNRETKVKFVHTSVHGVGHNFVQSAFKAFDLVPPEAVPEQKDPDPEFPTVKYPNPEEGKGVLTLSFALADKTKARIVLANDPDADRLAVAEKQDSGEWRVFSGNELGALLGWWLFTSWKEKNQDRSALKDTYMLSSTVSSKILRAIALKEGFHFEETLTGFKWMGNRAKQLIDQGKTVLFAFEEAIGYMCCPFVLDKDGVSAAVISAELASFLATKNLSLSQQLKAIYVEYGYHITKASYFICHDQDTIKKLFENLRNYDGKNNYPKACGKFEISAIRDLTTGYDDSQPDKKAVLPTSKSSQMITFTFANGGVATMRTSGTEPKIKYYAELCAPPGNSDPEQLKKELNELVSAIEEHFFQPQKYNLQPKAD